The following DNA comes from Vibrio gigantis.
CTCTGGGGTGTAACTTGATCCACCACCAATCACGGTTACTTTGAGTTTTTGATTCTGTTGCATGCTGTTCACCATTTAATGTTGTAGATTACTTGGTTTAATTTATATGATGTTCACATACACCGACAAACCAGTTATGACGACTTATGAATTAGTGAGGTTAATCCATGGGGCTATTCGAAAATCGCCAACAAACGCTGTCACTGCTGCACTCCTTTAGTGTTGCGGCCAAGCATTTAAGTTTTACACGTGCAGCAGATGAGTTGTGTTTGACTCAAGGTGGGGTAAGCCATCGCATCAAAAAATTGGAACAACAACTGAAGTTCAACCTGTTTGTGCGCAAGACAAGAAAACTCGAACTGACACCAGAAGGTCAGCGTGTACTATCCATGTTGAACGTCTCGTTTGAGTCTATTTTTTCTGAACTGATGGACATTCAAACGGGTGAGCTAAGCGGGGAGTTATACATCGCGACATCTCCTTATTTTGCATCATCTTGGCTAATGCCGCGCTTGCCAGAATTCAGACGATTGTATCCAAATCTAAGCATTAAACTGCAAACGAAACAGAACCAATCCGACTTCCAGTTTGAACCGTATGACGTGGCAATTTTCTATAGCGAAGGCCACTATCCCAATCATTACAGCGAGCGGTTGTTTAATGGGGTAAGAACACCGGTGTGCAGCCCTGAATACGCGAATAAGTTTAGTTTGGAAAAGGGTATTAAGTATTTAGATGGTGTTCAATTCATCCATAGTGGAGACATTACAGCTTGGCAGCGCTGGTTGTGTGAAGCTCAGAGTGATGTCGATTGCACGTTGCAGTGTGACTATTACAGCGATAACCGCTTGGCGATGGATGCTGCGATATTATCGATGGGGTTAGCATTAGGGCGGTTAGAGTTCATGAAACCGCAGATTGAACAAGGCTTGCTAGTCGCGCCTTTTATGAGCATTGAATCGGGCAAAGGATATGACTTAGTGTGTCCTAAAGGGATGGAGCAACGAACTAAGTTTCAGGTGTTTACTCAATGGGTTAAGCAACAGTTGTGACCGAATAGCGTGCCTAGACAAACGCATATTATAGGTCTAGTTTAGGGTGTTCTTTCAATAAAAGAAGAGGTTAGTTATGTTCAGCCATGTATTTCTCGGTACTGAAAATATTGAACGCGCAAAGTCTTTCTACGACTCTATTATGACGGTGCTTGGTTATTGCGAAGGCTCTGTGGATCCTAAAGGACGTTGTGTTTACGTCACTCAAACGGGTGTATTGGGTTTAACGAAACCGATTGATGGTCAGCCTGCTACTCATGGTAATGGTATGACTGTGGGTTTTCTAGCGAGCTCACCAGACGCTGTCGATGAATGGCATCGTATCGGAATAGAGAATGGAGGCACAAGCATTGAGAATGGACCGGGTATGAGAGGGACCGATGAGAGGCCACTTTACATGGCTTACCTGCGAGACCCTGATGGAAACAAGATCTGTGCAACTCACTTTATGCCATAGTGGCGTATAATTAGAGAGTATTGATTGTTCAGAGTTAGCTAATGGCAACTCTTGAGCTTTCTCATTATTCGAAGGATTGACTGATTATTGCAAAGGACCTGCTAGATGACACCGAATGAACTGTTTTATGAGAGCTTTGAGCGTTGCCGGATTGACCAAGAATTCTTGGAGAGTTTTCTAGCGGATTTTTGCGAACATAACCCTAGATTTTCGGAGAGATTCGAAAGTATAGGCTTAGAGCAACAAACCAAGATGCTCAAGGCCTCGATCATTCTTATTTATAACTCTTCTGGCCTGCCAAGTGTGCGGAACTCCGTTAAGAGGCTGGGTAAAAGGCATAAAGACTTAGGGTTGGATATTTCAGAGCAAGAACTTAACGAGTGGTTTAATTCTTTGCTTAATACGGTTAAGAAGTATGACCCACTTTATGACGCTCGAGTTGAGCAAGCTTGGGCTGAAACCCTCGCTGCCGGCCTAAATATTATGAAGAAAGAATGCGTGGTTCCAAACTCTGTGAATAACTAGATCGTTGATTCTGTGATTCTCAGTTTTGCTTGTTCGTTATTTAAAGCGGGCAATAGCGTCTGAAAGGATGACATTGTAAGGTAAGCCTAACGATATCAGGCTTACCTCTTATTATTTGACTAAAAATGAGCGGCCCAACCAATCAAGAAACCTTGTGATGCCGTATCGTACTCAAAAGTGCCTTTGTTTTCGTAATCAACCCAAGTCGATTTGTATGCGATGTTTAAATCAGACCAACTGTTTATCTGGTATCGAACTCCAGTCAATAGAGACGAGGTAAAGTCGGTATCACTGCCAAGCCCTGCATCAATAGTTGTGTGAAACTTCCAATCCTTATTGATCTGCGTTATCCATCTCACACCTATTTGATAGTCTATCCAATCTTCATCAAGTGATCGGTCGACACTTAGACTACCGCCTGAACCGTAAAGCTTGGCATCAATGTCGTTATCCCACCAACGAAGTCCAAATAGATAGTCAATCGTGCCAAATTCGTATTGGTAGCGCTTAAAACCTTTTATATCTAAAACACCTTGTCGGATATCAAGATTGCCTTTCAATATCTCTAGGTTGGCATCTAACACCGAGTTTGTTTTTCCACTTAGCTTCATGAAGCTGTAGTCAATGTAATAGCCCCACTGATTGTTATAGATACCCTCTAAACGCACCATAGCGGTCATATCAAGGTGATCCATGATGAATGAAGGATCAACATCGACATCTGCTGACAAGTCACCAATGGTGCTGTCTCCGCGAATATTGAGTGCGAGTGCGTAGATTTCGAAGCTATGCTGCCACTTTTTTGCATCCGCTTGTGCGCTTGCTTCTTGCGCATTTACGGTTGAACTAGCAGCCAGTGCTGATGCGAGTAGGTAACGCCATTTAGCCATGTTGATATCCCTATCTTAGCTGTGAAATAGAACAAATGTGAATGCATATCCCCAGCGTTCACTTTTCACATATGCAACTTGTATATTGCTGATTGTAGACTATGTTTTTTGAAAAGAGCCAAATTCAAAGAGTTAAGACATGAAGCCACAAAGTGTTTTTTTGTACATCGCTGTTTTAGGGTTAACACCGATTGCGTTGTCGTACGGTTATGCCCCCGTTATCTCCCTCGATTATCTTTTCGGAATTGATGCAAGCCCTATCAATGTCACTCATATCTTTCGTGCCGTGATGGGGTTGTACTTAGCATTGGCGTTGTTTTGGATAGCAGGGGCGTTATTAAAGAAATATCGACTGCCAGCACTCTACAGCTTGGTGGTGTTCATGT
Coding sequences within:
- a CDS encoding VOC family protein, whose translation is MFSHVFLGTENIERAKSFYDSIMTVLGYCEGSVDPKGRCVYVTQTGVLGLTKPIDGQPATHGNGMTVGFLASSPDAVDEWHRIGIENGGTSIENGPGMRGTDERPLYMAYLRDPDGNKICATHFMP
- a CDS encoding LysR substrate-binding domain-containing protein, yielding MGLFENRQQTLSLLHSFSVAAKHLSFTRAADELCLTQGGVSHRIKKLEQQLKFNLFVRKTRKLELTPEGQRVLSMLNVSFESIFSELMDIQTGELSGELYIATSPYFASSWLMPRLPEFRRLYPNLSIKLQTKQNQSDFQFEPYDVAIFYSEGHYPNHYSERLFNGVRTPVCSPEYANKFSLEKGIKYLDGVQFIHSGDITAWQRWLCEAQSDVDCTLQCDYYSDNRLAMDAAILSMGLALGRLEFMKPQIEQGLLVAPFMSIESGKGYDLVCPKGMEQRTKFQVFTQWVKQQL
- a CDS encoding DUF4345 domain-containing protein translates to MKPQSVFLYIAVLGLTPIALSYGYAPVISLDYLFGIDASPINVTHIFRAVMGLYLALALFWIAGALLKKYRLPALYSLVVFMLGLAAGRVISLVLDGMPHWLLFVYLILELGFGLVGIKMVHKEQSETV
- a CDS encoding globin — translated: MTPNELFYESFERCRIDQEFLESFLADFCEHNPRFSERFESIGLEQQTKMLKASIILIYNSSGLPSVRNSVKRLGKRHKDLGLDISEQELNEWFNSLLNTVKKYDPLYDARVEQAWAETLAAGLNIMKKECVVPNSVNN
- a CDS encoding DUF481 domain-containing protein encodes the protein MAKWRYLLASALAASSTVNAQEASAQADAKKWQHSFEIYALALNIRGDSTIGDLSADVDVDPSFIMDHLDMTAMVRLEGIYNNQWGYYIDYSFMKLSGKTNSVLDANLEILKGNLDIRQGVLDIKGFKRYQYEFGTIDYLFGLRWWDNDIDAKLYGSGGSLSVDRSLDEDWIDYQIGVRWITQINKDWKFHTTIDAGLGSDTDFTSSLLTGVRYQINSWSDLNIAYKSTWVDYENKGTFEYDTASQGFLIGWAAHF